GCCCTTGCAGGACTTGGCAATTGGCCAGGGAGTGGCCGATGGCGGTCGCGAAGAACACCGCTCCCACCCAGCGGGCCGGCCCTGGCTGGGGCGACAGGGCCATGGCCGCGCCGATCACCGCGAAGACCCCGATAGCGGCGCCGCGCACCAGGCCGTCAAGGATCAGCGGATCGACCATGGGAGGCCCTAGGTCGCCGTCCAGCCGCCGTCGATGGAAAGCGCCGCCCCGGTGGCCGAGGCGCCCATGTCGGAGACCAGGTACAGCAGCATGCCGGCCAAGTGGCCGTACTCGACGAACTGCTTGTTGGGCTGGGCCGCCAGGATCACGTCCTCCATCACCCGGTCCTCGGGAATGCCGCGGGCGATGGCCTGGTCGCCGATCTGCTTCTCGATCAGCGGGGTCTTCACATAGCCGGGACAGATGGCGTTGGCGGTGATGCCGGTGCGGGCCAGTTCCACCCCCAGGCCCTTGGTGAAGCCGACGACGCCGAACTTGGCGGCCACATAGGGCGCCTTGAAGGCCGAGGCGACCAGGCCGTGGGCCGAGGCGATGTTGACGATCCGGCCCCTGCCCTGAGCCTTCATGATCGGGATGGCCGCGCGGCTGGCGTGGAAGGTCGAAGACAGGATCACCGCGATCAGGGCGTCCCACTTTTCCGGCGGGAACTCATCGACCGGGGCCACGTGCTGGATGCCGGCGTTGTTGACCAGGATGTCCAGGCGGCCGAACTCGCGCACCGCATAGTCGATCAGGTCGGTGATCTCCTCGGGCTTGGTCATGTCCGCGCCGTGATAGAGGATCGACGCATTGGTCCGCTCCTGCAGCTTGCGGCGGTCATGCTCGATCTGGGCCGGGTCGCCGAAGCCGTTGAGGATGACGTTCACCCCCTGCTCGGCCAGGGCGCCGGCCAGGGCCTGGCCGATCCCGCTGGTGGAGCCGGTGATGACGGCCACGTGGCCTTGGATCCCATAGTCGACGGCCATGGCGTCAGTCCTTCTTCTTGCGCAGTTGCGAGACCAGCGGCGGCTGGGGTCGCGAGAACACCCACTCGGTATCGGTCGAGGCGCTCTTCTGGAACTTGTAGCCCTCGGAATCGAAGGCCTTGAGGTCGACGGCCCGCTCGATGCGATGGTCGATGGCGTAGCGGGCCATCAGGCCCCGCGCCTTCTTGGCGTAGAACGAGATGATCTTGGACTCGCCGTCCTTCTCCTCGAAGAACTTGGCGGTCACCAGGGGCAGCTTGAGCGCCTTCACATCGACGGCGCCGAAATATTCCAGGCTGGCGCAGTTCACCAGGGTCGGGTCCTTCTGGCCCGCGGCGGCCTCGTTCAGAGCCGTGGCGATCTTGTCGCCCCAGAAGGCGTAGAGGGTCTTGCCGCGCCTGGTCTTCAGCGAAACGCCCATCTCCAGGCGGTAGGGCTGGATGATGTCCATGGGCCGCAGGACCCCGTACAGTCCCGACAGGATGCGCAGGTGCGACTGGGCGTAGGCGAGGCCCTTCTTGTCCAGCTCGCGGGCCTTCAGCCCCGAATAGACGTCGCCGTTGAAAGCGAAGGCCGCCTGCAGGCCGTCCTCCATGGCCGGATCGAAGGCCTGGAACCGCTCGCGGTTGAGCTGCGCCAGGTTGTCAGACAGGTCCATCATCCGCTTGAGGTCGGAGGCCTTGAGCTTCTTGGCGGCCACCGCCAGCTCGGCGATGTCGGCCGCCATTTCCGGCGTGGTCATCGGCAGGACGGCCGCGGGCGCGGTGAAGTCCAGCGCCTTGGCCGGGGAGATGACGATCAGCATGCGGGGCTCAGAACAGGACTCGCGGATTCATGATCCGCTTCGGGTCCAGGCTCTGCCTTATGGCGGTGAGCGCCGCAACCTCGACCGGGCTTTTGTAGCGCCGCGCTTCCTCGGTCTTCATGGCGCCCAGGCCATGCTCGGCCGAGATCGAACCGCCCATGGAGGCCACGATGTCGTGGACGATGCGCGAGCCCTCGCCTCGCCGGGCCGAGTGGACAGCGTCGTCGCCGCCGTCCGGGCGGATGATGTCGTAGTGGATATTGCCGTCGCCCATGTGGCCGAAGGCGGTGACCCGGCAGCCGGGGACAAGGACCTCCATGGCCGCGGTCGCCTGGGTCAGGAAGTCGGCGACGCGGCTCACCGGGACGGACACATCATGCTTCCAGGTGGCGCCCTCGGGCTTTTGGCCCGGCGACTGGTTCTCGCGGATAGACCACAGGGCCCTGGCCTGGGCTTTGGTCTGGGCGACCACCGCGTCGCGGACCAGGCCGTCCTCCAGGCCCTTGGACAGCAGCCGCTCGAGGGCCGCCTCGGCCGCGCCGGGCTCCCCGGACGCGATCTCGATCAGCACGTACCAGGGATGGACCTGCGCCAGGGGGTCGCGCTGGCCCACGATGTTCTTCAGTACGAACTCGAGCCCGCGCCGCCCCATCAGCTCGAAGGCCTCGACCCCGGTCCCGGCCGTGTCCTTGGCGCGCACCAGCAGGTCCAGCGCGGCCTGGGGCGTGTCCACCGCGGCGATGGCGGTGGCGCGCGAGACCAGGACCGGGAACAGCTTCAGGCTGGCGGCGGTGACGACGCCCAGAGTCCCTTCGGCGCCGATCAGCAGCTGCTTGAGGTCGTAGCCCGTGTTGTCCTTGCGCAGGCGCTTGAGCCCATTCCAGACCTCGCCATTGGGCAGCACCGCCTCCAGGCCCAGGACCAGCTCGCGGGTATTGCCATAGCGCAGGACCGCCGTGCCGCCGGCATTGGTGGAGACCACCCCGCCGATGGTCGCCGTGCCTTCCGAGGCCAGGTCCAGCGGGAAGCGCCGGCCCTTGGAGAGCGCCGCCTCATGCACCGCCGCCAGGGTCACGCCGGCCTCGGCCACGATCACGTCGTCGAAGGCGTCGATATCCCGGATGGCCCGCAGGCGCTCGGTGGAGAGCAGGATCTCGCCCAGCGGGATCTGGCCGCCGACCAGACCTGTATTGCCGCCCTGGGGGGTGATCGGCACGCCGGCCTCGAAACAGATCCCGACCACGGCGGCGACATCCTGCGTGGATTTCGGCAGGGCCAGGAACGGGGTCTCGCCCACCCAGCGGTCGCGCCACTCCACCAGCTTGGGCGCCAGGCGCTCGGGATCCTGGCTCCAGCCGCCCTCGCCCAGCACGGCCTTCAGGCGCGAGAGCACATCGGCGGGGACGGAGATGGTCATGCCCTAGCCTAGCCCCTCGCCCCTAGCCGACAAAGCCCGCCGCGCGCTTGAGCCGGTCGTTTATCGCCTCGCCCAGGCCCTCGTGCGGGATGGGCGCGACGGCGATGGCGCGCGGATCGGTGCGGTCGGCCTCGCGCAGATAGCTGAACAGGTTCGCCGCCGCCTCTCGCAGGTCGCCGGACGGGCTGAGATTCCAACGGTGCACGCCGGGGCCGAAGGCCAGATAGGCCTCGCCGGGCTCTGGGCCCAAGGCCTCCAGTCTCACCGGGGCCTTGGGCGAATAGTGGCGCGCCAGGCGGCCGGGCGAGCGCTTGGCGTCGGCCTGCGCCTCGGCCAACGACCCGATCAGGGCTTCGATCTGGGCCCGGGTCACCGCGCCGGGCCGCAGCAGGCGCGGCTCGTCCAGCAAGGCGACCACCGTGGACTCCAGGCCGATCTCGCAGGCGCCGCCGTCGAGAGAGGCGGCGGCCTTGTCGCCGGTCTCCTCCATGGCGTCGGCATAGGTCGTCGGGCTGGGGCGTCCCGACCGATTGGCGGAGGGGGCGACCACCGGGCCGCCGAACGCGGTCAGCAGGGCGCGGGCCAGGGGATGGGCCGGAACGCGCAGGGCCACGGTGTCCAGGCCCGCCCGCGCCAGATCGCAGACCACGGTGTCCTTGGCGATGGGCAGGACCAGGGTGAGCGGGCCGGGCCAGAAGGCTTCCGCCAAGCTGCGCGCCCGGTCGTCGAACACCGCCAGGGTCTCGGCCGTGGCCAGGTCGGCCACGTGGCTGATCAGGGGGTTGAACCTCGGCCGGCCCTTGGCCTCGAAGATCGCCGCCACGGCCGCCGGGTCGGCGGCGTTCCCGGCCAGGCCGTAGACCGTCTCGGTGGGCAGGATCACCAGCCCGCCGTCGCGCAGCGCCTGCGCCGCGGCGGCTAGCGCCGCTTCGCCGTGAGGTCCACCTGGATCGCGACCTTGGCCGGTATCTGGTCTGTGTTCGTCCACTCGCCCTGCCCAACGCCGAAGGCCGTTCGGTCGAGGCTCGTTACACCGCGCAGCCGCGCCGTGTCGCCGTCGATCTTCAGGGTGAAGGGCAGGCTGAGCGGCCTGGTGGCGCCCCGTAGGGTCAGCTCACCCTCGGCGACATATCGGTCGATTCCGGTCTTTCGAAAGCGCCGGGCGGCGAACACCGCCTTGGGATGGGACGCCGCGTCGAGCCAGCCGCCGCTAGGCAGCACCTCGTCGCGCTGGCTGTCGCCGGTATCGGCCGAGGCGACCTCGATCTCCACCCGGGCGCTTGAGCGATCCAGGGCTTCGGGGTCGAACACGATGTCGGCGGTCCAGCGCTGGAAGCGGCCTTCGATGGGGGCGCCGCTGAAGGCCGTGGCGAAGCCGAGCGTCGATCCTGGCGCGACGGCCCAGCGGCTGGGCTCACCCGGAACCGTCGGGATCGGGGCCGGTGCCGGGGCCGGTGTGGCAGCCGTAGGGGTGGACGCCGCGACGGGCGCGGCGGCCGGGGCAAGCCTCGAGGCCCGGACGGGCGGCGAGAT
This genomic stretch from Phenylobacterium sp. LH3H17 harbors:
- a CDS encoding 3-hydroxybutyrate dehydrogenase, with translation MAVDYGIQGHVAVITGSTSGIGQALAGALAEQGVNVILNGFGDPAQIEHDRRKLQERTNASILYHGADMTKPEEITDLIDYAVREFGRLDILVNNAGIQHVAPVDEFPPEKWDALIAVILSSTFHASRAAIPIMKAQGRGRIVNIASAHGLVASAFKAPYVAAKFGVVGFTKGLGVELARTGITANAICPGYVKTPLIEKQIGDQAIARGIPEDRVMEDVILAAQPNKQFVEYGHLAGMLLYLVSDMGASATGAALSIDGGWTAT
- the yaaA gene encoding peroxide stress protein YaaA, with the protein product MLIVISPAKALDFTAPAAVLPMTTPEMAADIAELAVAAKKLKASDLKRMMDLSDNLAQLNRERFQAFDPAMEDGLQAAFAFNGDVYSGLKARELDKKGLAYAQSHLRILSGLYGVLRPMDIIQPYRLEMGVSLKTRRGKTLYAFWGDKIATALNEAAAGQKDPTLVNCASLEYFGAVDVKALKLPLVTAKFFEEKDGESKIISFYAKKARGLMARYAIDHRIERAVDLKAFDSEGYKFQKSASTDTEWVFSRPQPPLVSQLRKKKD
- a CDS encoding FAD-binding oxidoreductase, whose product is MTISVPADVLSRLKAVLGEGGWSQDPERLAPKLVEWRDRWVGETPFLALPKSTQDVAAVVGICFEAGVPITPQGGNTGLVGGQIPLGEILLSTERLRAIRDIDAFDDVIVAEAGVTLAAVHEAALSKGRRFPLDLASEGTATIGGVVSTNAGGTAVLRYGNTRELVLGLEAVLPNGEVWNGLKRLRKDNTGYDLKQLLIGAEGTLGVVTAASLKLFPVLVSRATAIAAVDTPQAALDLLVRAKDTAGTGVEAFELMGRRGLEFVLKNIVGQRDPLAQVHPWYVLIEIASGEPGAAEAALERLLSKGLEDGLVRDAVVAQTKAQARALWSIRENQSPGQKPEGATWKHDVSVPVSRVADFLTQATAAMEVLVPGCRVTAFGHMGDGNIHYDIIRPDGGDDAVHSARRGEGSRIVHDIVASMGGSISAEHGLGAMKTEEARRYKSPVEVAALTAIRQSLDPKRIMNPRVLF
- a CDS encoding L-threonylcarbamoyladenylate synthase, which encodes MDEHRPDTGQGRDPGGPHGEAALAAAAQALRDGGLVILPTETVYGLAGNAADPAAVAAIFEAKGRPRFNPLISHVADLATAETLAVFDDRARSLAEAFWPGPLTLVLPIAKDTVVCDLARAGLDTVALRVPAHPLARALLTAFGGPVVAPSANRSGRPSPTTYADAMEETGDKAAASLDGGACEIGLESTVVALLDEPRLLRPGAVTRAQIEALIGSLAEAQADAKRSPGRLARHYSPKAPVRLEALGPEPGEAYLAFGPGVHRWNLSPSGDLREAAANLFSYLREADRTDPRAIAVAPIPHEGLGEAINDRLKRAAGFVG